A single window of Stigmatopora nigra isolate UIUO_SnigA chromosome 20, RoL_Snig_1.1, whole genome shotgun sequence DNA harbors:
- the coro1b gene encoding coronin-1B gives MSFRRGVVRQSKFRHVFAQAWKAEHCLDDVRVSRVTWDGPLCAVNPKFLAVIVEAGGGGAFLVVPVGKSGRIEQSCPSVCGHAAPVLDIQWSPHDDNIVASASEDCAVKVWRIPDGGLTAPMTEAVVTLEGHSKRVGILAWHPSAFNILLTAGCDNVLLLWNVGTGEPVYRLADAHPDLIYSVSWNRSGSAVCTVCKDKALRVIDPRRGTVLKVRERVHDGTRPMRAVFLSDGKILTTGFSRMSERQVALWDAKDLSEPMAMQEMDTSNGVLLPFYDPDTSMVYLLGKGDCTIRYFEVTDESPYVHFLSLYSSKEPQRGAGFLSKRGVDVNKCEIARFYKLHERKVEPISMTVPRKSDLFQGDLYPDTAGPEPALPADEWIAGRDAPPLLMSLMPSKQGDGVRGEPPRPSSRHSASASKEAEDEESHAPAREGGADAERPRREDDILTELLSEMKALRAVVLAQSQRIELLERQLARIEDGDV, from the exons ATGTCCTTCCGGCGAGGCGTGGTACGGCAGAGCAAATTCCGCCACGTCTTCGCCCAGGCGTGGAAAGCCGAGCACTGCCTGGACGACGTCAGAGTGTCGCGGGTGACGTGGGACGGCCCCCTGTGCGCCGTCAACCCCAAGTTCCTGGCCGTCATCGTGGAAGCGGGAGGCGGCGGCGCCTTCCTGGTGGTCCCCGTCGGCAAG agCGGCAGGATCGAGCAGTCGTGCCCGAGCGTGTGCGGCCACGCCGCGCCCGTGCTGGACATCCAGTGGTCTCCCCACGACGACAACATCGTCGCCAGCGCCTCGGAGGACTGCGCCGTAAAG GTGTGGCGGATCCCCGACGGGGGCCTGACGGCGCCCATGACGGAAGCCGTGGTCACCCTGGAGGGGCACAGTAAAAGGGTGGGCATCCTGGCTTGGCACCCCAGCGCTTTCAACATCCTCCTCACCGCAG GCTGCGACAACGTGCTTCTGCTGTGGAACGTGGGCACGGGCGAGCCGGTGTACCGACTGGCGGACGCCCACCCGGACCTGATCTACAGCGTCAGCTGGAACAGGAGCGGGAGCGCCGTGTGCACCGTGTGCAAGGACAAGGCCCTGCGCGTCATTGACCCGCGGAGGGGCACCGTCCTCAAG GTGAGAGAGAGGGTTCACGACGGCACCAGACCCATGAGGGCCGTCTTCCTGTCCGACGGCAAGATCCTGACCACGGGCTTCAGCCGCATGAGCGAGCGACAAGTGGCACTGTGGGACGCG AAGGACCTCTCCGAGCCGATGGCCATGCAGGAAATGGACACGAGCAACGGCGTCCTTCTGCCCTTTTACGACCCGGACACCAGCATGGTGTACCTGTTAGGGAAG GGCGACTGCACCATCCGCTATTTCGAAGTGACGGACGAATCGCCCTACGTCCACTTCCTCAGTTTGTACAGCAGCAAAGAGCCCCAGAGGGGGGCGGGCTTCCTCAGCAAACGAGGCGTGGACGTCAACAAGTGCGAAATCGCCAG GTTCTACAAACTGCACGAAAGGAAGGTGGAACCCATTTCCATGACCGTACCCAGAAAG tccgATCTATTCCAAGGGGACCTGTACCCGGACACGGCCGGACCGGAGCCGGCGCTCCCGGCCGACGAATGGATCGCCGGCCGGGACGCGCCGCCCCTCCTGATGTCCCTGATGCCATCCAAGCAGGGCGACGGCGTCAGGGGCGAGCCGCCCCGGCCGTCCTCGCGCCACTCGGCCTCGGCGTCCAAAGAGGCCGAGGACGAGGAGTCGCACGCCCCGGCCCGGGAAGGGGGCGCCGACGCGGAGAGGCCCCGACGAGAG GACGACATCCTGACGGAGCTCCTGTCGGAAATGAAGGCGCTGCGTGCGGTGGTGCTGGCGCAGAGCCAGCGCATCGAGTTGCTGGAGAGGCAGCTGGCGCGAATCGAGGACGGCGACGTGTGA
- the LOC144213596 gene encoding E3 ubiquitin-protein ligase DTX4-like, giving the protein MTVIKSGRAVPAVPVKNPNGSSPVHPALAGITGILMSAAGLPVRLMRPPKPALHPPPVNKSDIKPVPGLGHCCRKTTKKQTPAGRSPEEVVKMYLDKAVAWDRGLIFSVGASGTAGGSDTVVGNEVYHKTEFGSNVTGRGYPDPGHLDDVLDELEAQGVFREEDEEEDEEEDEEEDEEEDEEDEEVVEESPEGLDNLNGAGRR; this is encoded by the exons ATGACCGTCATCAAAAGCGGCCGAGC CGTGCCGGCAGTTCCCGTCAAGAACCCCAACGGCTCCAGTCCCGTCCACCCCGCCCTGGCCG GGATAACCGGCATCCTGATGAGCGCGGCGGGGCTTCCCGTGCGCCTGATGCGGCCCCCCAAGCCGGCGCTGCACCCGCCCCCGGTCAACAAGAGCGACATCAAACCCGTGCCGGGCCTGGGCCACTGCTGTCGCAAGACTACCAAGAAGCAGACGCCAGCAG GTCGGAGCCCCGAAGAGGTGGTCAAGATGTACCTGGACAAGGCGGTGGCCTGGGACCGTGGGCTCATCTTCTCGGTGGGCGCCTCCGGCACGGCGGGCGGGTCGGACACGGTGGTCGGGAACGAGGTGTACCACAAGACCGAGTTTGGCTCCAACGTGACGGGCCGCGGCTACCCCGACCCGGGACACTTGGACGACGTGTTGGACGAGCTGGAGGCTCAGGGCGTCTTCcgagaggaggatgaggaggaggatgaggaggaggatgaggaggaggatgaggaggaggatgaggaggatgaggaggtcGTGGAGGAATCCCCCGAGGGCCTTGACAATTTAAACGGGGCCGGGAGACGATGA